The following coding sequences lie in one Photobacterium sp. CCB-ST2H9 genomic window:
- the tssB gene encoding type VI secretion system contractile sheath small subunit yields MSKDGSVAPKERINIRYVPATGDAQEEVELPLSMMVVGDFTGRDNETPIEDRDPINIDKDNFNDVLSAHAPNVKVNVANRLSDEEGAQLGVDLTFKNMKDFSPEAIARQVPELGSLLELREALVALKGPLGNVPAFRKRIAQVLQDEDSRNKLLSELSINTNNEE; encoded by the coding sequence ATGTCTAAAGATGGTTCAGTCGCTCCGAAAGAGCGAATTAATATCCGATACGTACCCGCTACCGGCGATGCCCAGGAAGAGGTAGAGCTGCCCCTGAGTATGATGGTCGTGGGTGATTTCACCGGCCGCGACAATGAAACACCGATTGAAGATCGTGATCCGATCAATATCGACAAAGACAACTTCAACGATGTGCTGAGTGCGCATGCACCGAACGTCAAAGTGAATGTAGCCAACCGTCTGAGCGATGAAGAAGGCGCACAACTGGGTGTTGATCTGACCTTCAAAAATATGAAGGACTTCTCTCCGGAAGCGATTGCCCGTCAGGTCCCGGAACTGGGCAGTCTGCTGGAACTTCGTGAAGCACTGGTGGCACTGAAAGGTCCGCTGGGGAACGTACCTGCTTTCCGTAAGCGCATTGCGCAGGTGCTGCAGGATGAAGATTCACGCAATAAACTGCTCAGCGAACTGAGCATCAATACGAATAACGAAGAATAA
- the tssC gene encoding type VI secretion system contractile sheath large subunit yields the protein MTTEAMTPEQDAQLVESGSLLDSILNETRLKPSEDGFDVAKRGVEAFISELLSKNISDKVDQSLVDLMIAEIDQKLSAQVDEILHAEELQAIESSWRGLKYLVDQTDFRENIQIEVISAKKNEVLDDFDDAPEVVKSGLYKQIYTREYGQFGGKPVGAVICDFKMTAASPDIKLMEYMANVGAMSHAPFITSAGPQFFGVDSYEELPNLKDLKSVFEGPQYTKWRGLREHEDSRYLGLCTTGFMLRSPYSVADNPIKAFDYNENVSASHDHYLWGNSAYALASRISDSFAKFRWCPNIIGPQSGGTVNDLPVHNFESMGRIETKIPTEVLVSDRREFELAEEGFIALTMRKGSDNAAFFSANSVQKPKFFGNSPEGKDAETNYKLGTQLPYMFIINRLAHYLKVLQREQIGSWKERTDLEIELNKWIRQYVSDQENPPAEVRGRRPLRAARVEVSDVEGDPGWYRVSLAVRPHFKYMGASFELSLVGKLDQN from the coding sequence ATGACAACTGAAGCAATGACACCGGAACAGGATGCACAACTGGTTGAATCCGGTTCTCTGTTAGACAGTATTTTAAACGAAACCCGTCTGAAGCCATCTGAAGATGGTTTTGATGTGGCGAAACGTGGTGTGGAAGCGTTCATTTCTGAACTGCTGAGCAAAAACATCTCTGACAAAGTTGACCAGTCGCTGGTTGATCTGATGATTGCTGAAATCGATCAGAAACTGTCTGCACAGGTTGATGAAATTCTGCACGCAGAAGAATTGCAGGCGATTGAATCTTCATGGCGTGGCCTGAAGTATCTGGTTGATCAGACGGATTTCCGTGAAAACATCCAGATCGAAGTGATTTCTGCGAAGAAAAATGAAGTGCTTGATGACTTTGATGATGCACCGGAAGTGGTGAAATCGGGTCTGTATAAGCAAATTTATACCCGTGAATACGGTCAGTTCGGTGGTAAACCGGTTGGTGCTGTGATCTGTGATTTCAAGATGACGGCTGCATCACCGGACATCAAGCTGATGGAATACATGGCAAACGTGGGTGCGATGTCTCATGCGCCGTTCATCACGTCGGCGGGTCCTCAGTTCTTTGGTGTTGACAGCTATGAAGAGCTGCCAAATCTGAAAGATCTGAAGTCGGTCTTCGAAGGCCCGCAGTACACCAAGTGGCGTGGTCTGCGTGAACACGAAGATTCCCGTTACCTGGGTCTGTGTACCACGGGATTCATGCTGCGTTCTCCGTACTCGGTTGCAGATAACCCAATCAAAGCATTTGATTACAACGAGAATGTGTCTGCAAGCCACGATCATTATCTGTGGGGTAACTCGGCGTACGCACTGGCTTCACGTATTTCCGACTCATTCGCGAAATTCCGCTGGTGTCCGAACATCATCGGTCCTCAGAGCGGTGGTACGGTGAACGATCTGCCGGTTCATAACTTTGAGTCCATGGGCCGCATTGAAACCAAGATCCCAACTGAAGTGCTGGTTTCTGACCGTCGTGAATTTGAACTGGCGGAAGAAGGCTTTATTGCCCTGACCATGCGTAAAGGTTCTGACAACGCGGCATTCTTCTCTGCTAACTCGGTTCAGAAGCCGAAGTTCTTCGGAAATTCTCCGGAAGGCAAAGATGCAGAAACCAACTACAAGCTGGGCACTCAGCTGCCGTACATGTTCATCATCAACCGCCTGGCGCACTACCTGAAAGTGCTGCAGCGCGAGCAGATTGGTTCGTGGAAAGAGCGTACCGACCTGGAAATTGAACTGAACAAGTGGATCCGTCAGTACGTGTCTGATCAGGAAAATCCACCAGCAGAAGTTCGTGGCCGCCGTCCGCTGCGTGCTGCAAGAGTTGAAGTTTCCGATGTTGAAGGCGATCCGGGCTGGTACCGTGTTTCTCTGGCGGTTCGTCCGCACTTCAAATACATGGGCGCAAGCTTTGAGCTGTCTCTGGTCGGCAAACTGGATCAGAACTAA
- the tssE gene encoding type VI secretion system baseplate subunit TssE, which produces MDKGYRLLERIELGEPKNSYDAVGSTQHLIESIHNHLADLLNTHTGNAMIANDYGLPDFNDVLADKSNIVREIRNSVKSTIEKYEPRLSAVVVRYIPHVDNPLQLNFAVSGEVLHNDKKTMMNIDLSVGVDGKFSV; this is translated from the coding sequence ATGGATAAAGGTTACCGGTTACTGGAACGGATCGAGCTGGGGGAACCCAAAAACAGTTACGATGCTGTGGGCTCGACGCAACACCTGATTGAATCAATTCACAATCACCTTGCAGATTTGCTCAATACCCACACGGGTAATGCCATGATTGCCAACGATTACGGGCTGCCGGACTTTAACGATGTCCTGGCGGACAAATCGAATATTGTCAGAGAAATCAGAAACAGTGTGAAAAGCACGATTGAGAAATATGAACCCCGTTTATCCGCCGTTGTTGTCCGGTATATCCCCCATGTGGACAACCCACTGCAGCTGAATTTTGCTGTCAGCGGTGAAGTGCTGCATAACGATAAGAAAACCATGATGAATATCGACTTATCCGTGGGTGTCGACGGTAAGTTTTCTGTTTAG
- the tssF gene encoding type VI secretion system baseplate subunit TssF, protein MTYSKYFQDELSFLKEAGSEFSKSHPQLTKFLSESSNDPDVERLLEGFAFLNGKLRQKLDDELPELTQSLIALLWPHYLRSVPSMCIAQFSHHAGSLSQKTTITRGHEMASRQVDDTQCVFRTCYDVDLFPLEINSVTQQNTRSNSHLNVTLSTDSGSELSRIGLDSLRFHIHGELHVSRILYLWLFRYLDSVDVQLAGGGSKRLPASCIKKVGFADDEALLPYGPNSFSGYRLVQEYFSMPDKFMFFDVEGLEWLKGVPNQNTMSLVFNFSRSLPSEVTIREKNLRLFCTPVANLFEMDADPIRLDHKRTEYRVRPQSTRQQNHEVYSVNQVRGWSQENRRQVDYLPFESFEHQLGIDSQQHYYNVKVAEHVSGKGLSHYISFFDHNAGVANLETETVLIKLTCTNGKLPQRLAPGDIAFTTHKSTNYADFKNLTKPTVSVSPQIDSSLHWQLIANMSLNYLSLIDADVLKMMLSIYDFHSRSDRQSQRASANRLNGIKAISMKPVERIFRGLPIRGNLIELQMDSSMFANEGDMYLLVSILNEFFSLYSSINSFSELEVVDVKTGEIYRWNGNQGKQAVI, encoded by the coding sequence ATGACCTATAGCAAGTATTTCCAGGACGAGCTCTCGTTTCTCAAAGAAGCGGGTTCCGAGTTTTCAAAAAGTCACCCGCAATTAACCAAATTTCTCTCAGAAAGCAGTAACGACCCGGATGTTGAACGTCTGCTGGAAGGCTTCGCTTTTCTGAATGGTAAGCTGCGTCAGAAGCTGGATGATGAACTTCCGGAACTGACTCAATCCCTGATCGCTCTGCTTTGGCCGCACTATTTGCGTTCAGTGCCTTCGATGTGTATTGCTCAGTTCAGCCACCATGCGGGGAGTCTGTCGCAAAAGACGACGATTACGCGCGGGCATGAAATGGCCAGCAGGCAAGTGGATGACACGCAATGTGTTTTCCGGACCTGTTACGATGTTGACCTGTTTCCGCTGGAAATTAACTCGGTCACACAGCAAAACACACGATCGAACAGCCACCTGAATGTGACACTGTCGACAGACAGCGGCTCAGAGCTATCACGTATTGGGTTAGACTCCCTGCGTTTCCATATTCACGGGGAGTTGCACGTTTCCCGGATTTTGTATTTGTGGCTGTTCCGGTACCTGGACAGTGTTGATGTGCAGCTGGCGGGTGGCGGAAGTAAACGGCTGCCTGCATCCTGCATCAAGAAAGTGGGTTTTGCAGATGATGAAGCCCTGCTGCCATACGGACCGAATTCATTTTCCGGTTACCGTCTGGTTCAGGAGTATTTCTCAATGCCTGATAAATTCATGTTCTTTGATGTTGAAGGACTGGAATGGCTCAAAGGGGTACCGAATCAGAACACCATGAGTCTGGTGTTTAATTTCTCCCGGTCTCTGCCTTCGGAAGTCACCATTCGCGAGAAGAACCTGCGGTTGTTCTGTACGCCCGTTGCCAACCTGTTCGAGATGGATGCGGACCCGATTCGCCTGGATCACAAGCGAACGGAATACCGGGTCCGGCCTCAGTCCACGAGACAGCAAAATCATGAGGTTTATTCCGTGAATCAGGTACGGGGCTGGAGTCAGGAAAACCGCCGTCAGGTCGATTACCTGCCGTTTGAATCCTTTGAACACCAGCTGGGAATCGACAGCCAGCAGCATTACTACAATGTCAAAGTGGCGGAACATGTTTCCGGAAAAGGGTTGTCTCATTACATTTCCTTCTTTGATCATAACGCCGGAGTGGCGAATCTTGAGACGGAAACTGTGCTCATCAAGCTGACCTGTACCAATGGTAAATTGCCGCAGCGTCTGGCACCGGGTGATATTGCTTTTACCACGCACAAGTCAACGAACTATGCGGACTTTAAAAACCTGACAAAACCGACGGTGTCTGTCAGCCCGCAGATTGACAGCAGCCTGCACTGGCAGCTGATTGCCAATATGTCGCTCAATTATTTGTCGTTGATTGATGCCGATGTGCTGAAAATGATGCTGAGTATTTACGATTTCCACTCGCGCAGTGACCGTCAGTCTCAGCGGGCCTCGGCCAACCGGTTAAACGGGATTAAAGCCATTAGCATGAAGCCGGTCGAGCGGATCTTCCGCGGGCTTCCTATTCGCGGGAATTTGATTGAGCTGCAAATGGATTCCTCCATGTTTGCCAATGAAGGGGACATGTATTTGCTGGTGTCGATTCTGAATGAGTTTTTCTCGCTGTATTCCAGTATCAATTCTTTTTCTGAGCTGGAAGTCGTGGATGTCAAAACCGGTGAAATCTACCGATGGAATGGCAATCAGGGTAAGCAGGCAGTGATATGA
- the tssG gene encoding type VI secretion system baseplate subunit TssG — translation MIDKIQQASHEFAFFQAVYLLEANARKQEPAQFKSAGLAKTQSEEFLRFRISPELGFPRADIAQFETVQWSHREVPSLTVNFGGLHGTGSPLPTAYTEKLAGRDGEDNPVKDFFDFFHHRYLSHLYRIWKKYRYHVRYESGAVDPLSRNLFNLVGISSELSDESDFHFDRAKLLSYIGQLSSRTRSPNLVSGVVAHCFNLKKVSIEQWVPRRVKIAPSQLNSLGHVNCVLGRDYHLGDHLIDITGKFNLVFHDLSFEEYCHFLPGEQGNILLKELMRFVLRDPMAWDLKMEVMNDDLPASVLGAQGANRLGQVSWLGSVQGDKQTVVVIGAV, via the coding sequence ATGATCGACAAGATTCAACAAGCCAGCCATGAGTTTGCTTTTTTTCAGGCTGTTTATCTGCTTGAAGCGAATGCCAGGAAGCAGGAGCCGGCACAGTTTAAATCGGCCGGTCTGGCGAAAACGCAGTCTGAGGAGTTTCTTCGCTTTCGTATTTCTCCTGAACTCGGATTTCCGCGCGCTGATATCGCGCAGTTTGAAACTGTGCAATGGAGTCACCGTGAGGTGCCCAGCCTGACGGTGAACTTCGGCGGACTGCACGGGACCGGTTCGCCGCTGCCAACCGCATACACGGAGAAGCTGGCCGGCAGAGACGGCGAGGATAATCCGGTCAAAGATTTCTTCGACTTCTTTCATCACCGTTATTTATCGCACCTTTACCGGATATGGAAAAAGTACAGATACCATGTGCGTTACGAATCCGGTGCCGTCGATCCGTTGTCCCGCAATCTGTTTAACCTGGTTGGGATATCCTCTGAACTCAGTGACGAAAGTGACTTTCATTTCGACAGGGCAAAACTGCTGTCTTATATCGGCCAGCTGTCCTCCAGAACCCGGTCACCCAATCTGGTTTCCGGGGTGGTGGCGCACTGCTTTAATCTGAAAAAAGTCAGCATTGAGCAGTGGGTGCCGCGCAGAGTCAAAATTGCGCCCTCACAACTGAACAGTCTGGGGCATGTGAATTGCGTTCTCGGGCGCGATTATCACCTGGGTGACCATCTGATCGATATTACCGGGAAGTTTAACCTGGTGTTTCATGATCTGAGTTTTGAGGAATACTGCCACTTTTTACCCGGCGAGCAGGGGAATATTTTGCTGAAGGAACTGATGCGTTTCGTCTTGCGCGACCCGATGGCCTGGGATTTAAAAATGGAAGTGATGAACGACGATCTGCCTGCCAGCGTGTTGGGTGCGCAGGGGGCGAACCGGCTTGGTCAGGTCAGCTGGCTGGGCAGTGTACAGGGTGACAAGCAGACGGTTGTCGTCATTGGCGCTGTCTGA
- a CDS encoding Lrp/AsnC family transcriptional regulator: MMSTLHSNTVDRIDRKILSSLLINGRESIANMARSVGLSRTAVAERISRMEKSGVIEGYTAKIGTQKSANLTSCYLLIKCKNGWKKKVCDSLREIPEIKTISVVGGGFDIITLLEASSLHVMNELCDEAENIPGIKELHTTVVFHSPICR, translated from the coding sequence ATAATGAGTACTTTACATAGCAACACCGTAGACCGGATTGATAGGAAGATATTATCGAGTCTGCTGATTAACGGACGAGAATCTATCGCGAATATGGCCCGCAGTGTGGGCCTTTCACGAACCGCAGTGGCTGAACGCATTTCCCGTATGGAGAAATCCGGTGTCATTGAAGGGTATACGGCGAAAATCGGGACACAGAAAAGCGCCAACCTGACCAGCTGCTACCTGCTGATTAAATGTAAGAATGGCTGGAAAAAGAAAGTGTGTGACAGCCTGAGAGAGATCCCTGAAATCAAGACCATCAGTGTCGTTGGCGGCGGGTTCGATATTATTACGCTGCTGGAAGCTTCTTCATTACATGTCATGAATGAATTGTGTGATGAAGCCGAGAATATTCCGGGTATCAAAGAGCTGCATACAACCGTCGTATTCCACAGCCCGATCTGCCGGTAA
- the tssM gene encoding type VI secretion system membrane subunit TssM — MIKTLKTPRVFIILSAVLLSVLYGLFSYFVMDLPFSHYLTWGPIALVCTAAIIVLIGYEVKKRKSRSNSDIETEEETLKGLLASLLKGSSHKPIYLMLGNKKSGKTSLLTSSHAIKPIDQKNTLQTDYFLWYESDQAIFIKPAPRLIYQDTSNTDQMLWQAFLDKIISIKPRKPFAGCLYVVDLEFLITQEDTQREYILDIINTRLSDITERTYSALPAYVFLSKIDKLKGFKEFVSLSPLKAQLEHLTISLKDAKGTINDIFDNGFYAILSKMEQSTLDCAAMERSLINNSALVTFPKQFELCHGLVRDTLNKVRLEKDGFHMVDLRGLYFTSSHQGGRKYNLLAKGCSNHFNVPMIASEHDQLSESPLFTRFIIDEQVLPEANFAGENKRHLKQLIRKSRMTMAACVTLLGVSGYYFLTTTQQNISIINQLLDVSENPTEDDAQANLKRQLALTSSGIQPLYQAWVDASRLLDEKIIDINVDKLDKTTQIAYRHLLDSIHLQLMPLIEKHISQELAQSRLSHQEKLHLLKTYLMLSESDKRDYSFLLKSISRIVADDFGTDGSYANIKDYLAVYFKTNFPSHNINWDLVRTTRRELLSQSKVDIAYSQILNSGRDADLGQLSIPRAIGFNFGEIFDMEKNHQDELNINKIYTATGFTTFYRPLSESLSQDLIADNWVLGLSNNTQPSEEELKAFQAKVRRKYTDDYINIWRTAISDLRFKQFDNIVDMTNAIDIMSGPASPLSTILNLLYTNTKYSPDTSALAQLAPKDQRLNQAVDALKATAEKAIEPDYELMNRVEKTFAVINNLQTSETENSQAPWDQVISSLSNLRAYLKQITDAPNVQQAALAAAKARMRETDADPIVRLKQIAQKTPEPVKSWLNEIAHQAWATLLTESELGIQELWTSNVYSKFALVGQNKYPFSKQAETEISLTDFEEFFAAQGTMDGFIKDNLSPFYDTNLWQAKRVDGETLRLSQEMITQMKNYTMIKNVLFDPTSNKFNIDFSSRFIDLDSSAIRASLDFGGESLDYYHGPAKSKQFAWPPASNEFFVNVNIQDITSSGEQHRIAKEGFWSIFRLLNEAQLEPTSDGGFNADILVSGRHMTVKVKPSNSNNPFLLQELYNFSVPEQIQ; from the coding sequence TTGATTAAAACACTCAAAACACCGAGGGTATTTATTATACTCTCTGCTGTGCTGCTCTCTGTATTGTACGGCTTATTCTCTTATTTCGTGATGGACTTACCTTTCAGTCATTATCTGACTTGGGGTCCGATTGCTCTGGTCTGTACAGCGGCGATCATCGTTTTGATCGGTTACGAGGTCAAAAAACGTAAGTCACGTTCAAACAGCGATATTGAAACCGAAGAAGAGACGCTGAAAGGTCTGCTTGCCTCTTTGCTGAAAGGGTCCAGCCATAAGCCAATCTACCTGATGCTTGGTAATAAAAAATCAGGGAAAACGTCTCTGCTGACTAGTTCGCATGCGATCAAACCCATTGATCAGAAAAACACGCTCCAGACGGATTATTTCCTCTGGTACGAATCTGATCAGGCGATTTTTATCAAACCGGCCCCCCGTTTGATCTATCAGGACACATCCAATACTGACCAGATGCTCTGGCAAGCGTTTCTTGATAAAATCATCAGCATCAAGCCAAGGAAGCCTTTCGCTGGCTGTCTGTATGTGGTTGATCTGGAATTTCTGATCACGCAGGAAGATACACAGCGTGAATATATTCTGGATATCATCAATACCCGCCTGAGTGATATTACAGAAAGAACCTACAGCGCCCTGCCTGCGTATGTGTTCCTGTCGAAAATTGATAAGCTGAAAGGCTTCAAGGAATTCGTTTCACTCAGCCCGCTGAAAGCCCAGTTAGAACACCTGACGATTTCTCTGAAAGATGCCAAGGGCACAATCAACGACATCTTCGACAATGGTTTTTATGCCATTCTGAGCAAGATGGAGCAGAGCACACTGGACTGTGCCGCCATGGAACGTTCTCTGATCAACAACAGTGCGCTGGTCACTTTTCCGAAACAGTTCGAGCTCTGCCATGGTCTGGTCCGGGACACGCTGAATAAAGTGCGGCTGGAAAAAGACGGCTTCCATATGGTGGATCTCCGGGGCCTCTATTTCACTTCCAGTCATCAGGGTGGCCGGAAATACAACCTGCTGGCCAAAGGCTGCAGCAACCATTTCAATGTCCCGATGATTGCTTCCGAGCATGACCAGCTTTCGGAATCGCCGCTGTTCACCCGTTTTATTATTGATGAACAGGTGCTGCCAGAGGCCAACTTTGCCGGTGAGAACAAGCGACATCTCAAGCAACTGATCCGCAAAAGCCGGATGACAATGGCTGCCTGTGTCACTTTGCTGGGTGTAAGTGGTTACTATTTCCTGACAACCACCCAACAGAACATTTCGATCATTAACCAGCTACTCGATGTTTCAGAAAATCCGACAGAAGATGACGCTCAGGCCAACCTGAAAAGGCAGCTGGCGCTCACATCCAGCGGGATTCAGCCGTTGTATCAGGCCTGGGTCGATGCCAGTCGTTTACTGGATGAGAAAATCATTGATATCAATGTCGATAAACTCGACAAAACCACTCAGATTGCTTATCGCCATCTGCTGGACAGTATTCATCTGCAACTGATGCCCCTGATTGAAAAGCATATCAGTCAGGAACTGGCACAGAGCCGTCTGTCTCATCAGGAGAAACTGCACCTGCTGAAGACGTATCTGATGCTGAGCGAAAGTGATAAACGCGATTACAGCTTTTTGCTGAAATCGATCTCCAGAATTGTTGCTGATGATTTTGGTACAGACGGCAGTTACGCCAACATCAAAGATTATCTGGCAGTTTATTTCAAAACCAATTTCCCGTCGCACAACATTAACTGGGATCTGGTGCGGACCACACGCCGTGAGCTGCTGTCTCAGTCGAAAGTTGATATTGCTTACAGCCAGATTCTGAACAGCGGCCGGGATGCCGACCTTGGCCAGCTCAGTATTCCAAGAGCAATCGGTTTTAACTTTGGTGAAATTTTCGACATGGAGAAAAATCACCAGGATGAACTGAACATCAACAAGATTTATACCGCTACCGGTTTTACAACCTTCTACCGCCCGCTGTCTGAATCACTGTCGCAAGACCTGATTGCCGATAACTGGGTGCTGGGGCTGTCGAATAATACCCAGCCGTCGGAAGAAGAACTGAAAGCATTTCAGGCGAAAGTTCGCCGTAAATATACCGATGACTACATTAACATCTGGCGGACAGCCATCAGTGATCTGCGCTTTAAGCAATTCGACAATATCGTCGATATGACCAATGCCATCGATATTATGTCCGGCCCGGCATCACCGCTGAGTACGATCCTGAATCTGCTGTATACCAATACAAAATATTCGCCGGATACATCTGCACTGGCACAGCTTGCGCCGAAAGATCAGCGTCTCAACCAGGCAGTTGATGCATTGAAAGCTACGGCAGAGAAAGCCATTGAGCCGGATTACGAATTGATGAACCGGGTAGAAAAAACCTTTGCCGTCATCAATAACCTGCAGACCAGTGAAACAGAAAACTCTCAGGCCCCCTGGGATCAAGTCATCAGTTCGCTCAGTAACCTCCGGGCTTACCTGAAGCAAATTACGGATGCCCCGAATGTGCAGCAGGCAGCTCTGGCGGCAGCGAAAGCCCGGATGCGTGAAACGGATGCGGATCCAATTGTCCGCCTGAAACAAATCGCACAGAAAACACCGGAGCCGGTGAAAAGCTGGCTGAACGAAATTGCCCATCAGGCCTGGGCCACACTGCTGACCGAGTCAGAGCTGGGGATTCAGGAACTGTGGACCAGTAACGTTTACAGCAAATTTGCCCTGGTCGGACAGAATAAGTATCCGTTCAGCAAGCAGGCAGAAACAGAGATCTCACTGACCGATTTCGAAGAGTTCTTTGCCGCACAGGGCACGATGGACGGCTTTATTAAAGATAATCTTTCTCCGTTTTACGACACCAACCTGTGGCAGGCGAAGCGTGTCGACGGTGAAACCCTGCGACTGTCGCAGGAAATGATCACCCAGATGAAGAACTACACGATGATCAAAAACGTCTTGTTTGACCCGACCTCGAACAAGTTCAACATTGATTTCAGTTCGCGCTTCATCGATCTGGATTCCAGCGCCATTCGTGCGAGTCTGGATTTCGGGGGGGAGTCACTGGATTACTACCACGGTCCGGCAAAAAGTAAGCAGTTTGCCTGGCCACCGGCAAGTAATGAGTTTTTCGTGAACGTAAACATTCAGGACATTACATCAAGCGGAGAACAACACAGAATCGCAAAAGAGGGATTTTGGTCTATCTTCCGGCTGTTGAACGAGGCACAACTCGAACCAACATCCGATGGTGGATTCAATGCTGACATTCTTGTCTCAGGGCGTCATATGACGGTGAAAGTCAAACCGTCAAATTCTAATAACCCATTCCTGCTGCAAGAATTATACAACTTCTCTGTCCCAGAACAGATTCAGTAA
- a CDS encoding type VI secretion system ImpA family N-terminal domain-containing protein, whose translation MKFTDIALRPISAQSPVGQDPRTLDLFSDLKRNVNRLSSFVSPAPWKEIYSTAETLLTSHSKDFRCASYYCVAACRIDGLKGAVVGLNVLNDLSIVYWHSAFPSADKPNARVQSFDWVAEQLPTALKKIKVSLKDLALVEAGHRFALSLEQELQHQLGKQAPSLGPVRKQFTEWKDHLEELAEKEESRQRKGTAQPLAETAEEATPAQDTAKETETKPRLPAWCYWLATVFILGCLVFSIAAVRQYLYQRDIPAASAVQLEKITSKLIHAEPYFKNRLKEEVLTRTSELMQDWTAYPERVYNHQVLEALANHVNSLYPDSIAAKTAVSQYQAGKTALASDYQAINDQFKRARTIIANAALVDESDNITAAYKFSNTLFPFLGRLDYLEKGHIEREDIIKAQKTLSAYQYRLMEISNQFEQQNQ comes from the coding sequence ATGAAATTCACTGATATTGCACTCAGGCCAATATCGGCGCAGTCGCCCGTTGGCCAGGATCCACGTACACTGGATCTGTTTTCTGATCTCAAAAGAAATGTAAACCGGCTGAGTAGTTTTGTATCCCCTGCACCATGGAAGGAGATCTATTCTACGGCCGAAACACTGTTAACCTCACACAGCAAAGACTTTCGGTGTGCGAGCTACTATTGCGTTGCTGCCTGCCGCATCGATGGCTTAAAAGGTGCCGTCGTCGGCTTAAATGTGCTGAACGATCTAAGCATTGTGTACTGGCATTCGGCTTTTCCAAGTGCCGACAAACCCAATGCCCGGGTTCAGTCTTTTGACTGGGTTGCTGAACAGCTTCCCACTGCGCTGAAAAAAATCAAAGTCAGCCTGAAAGACCTGGCGCTGGTTGAGGCCGGACATCGCTTTGCACTCAGTCTGGAACAGGAACTGCAACACCAGCTGGGCAAGCAGGCACCATCGCTGGGGCCTGTACGCAAACAATTCACCGAGTGGAAAGATCACCTCGAAGAACTGGCTGAGAAAGAAGAATCCCGCCAGCGTAAAGGTACTGCGCAGCCACTGGCTGAAACAGCCGAAGAGGCAACACCGGCGCAGGACACAGCGAAAGAAACTGAAACCAAACCCAGACTTCCCGCCTGGTGTTACTGGCTTGCAACTGTATTTATCCTGGGATGTCTTGTGTTTTCAATTGCTGCTGTTCGTCAGTATCTGTATCAGCGAGATATCCCGGCGGCTTCTGCAGTGCAGCTGGAGAAGATCACCTCAAAATTGATCCATGCGGAGCCATACTTCAAAAACCGCCTGAAGGAGGAAGTACTGACCCGTACCAGTGAACTGATGCAGGACTGGACCGCCTATCCTGAACGTGTTTACAACCATCAGGTGCTGGAAGCACTGGCGAATCATGTGAATTCACTTTATCCGGATTCCATTGCGGCTAAAACTGCGGTGTCTCAGTACCAAGCAGGAAAAACAGCACTGGCCAGTGACTATCAGGCCATAAACGACCAGTTCAAACGTGCACGGACGATTATTGCCAACGCCGCTTTAGTCGACGAAAGCGACAATATCACCGCGGCCTATAAATTTAGTAATACTCTTTTTCCGTTTCTTGGTCGCCTTGATTATTTGGAGAAAGGTCACATTGAGCGTGAGGATATTATCAAAGCGCAAAAAACGCTCAGCGCTTACCAATACCGCCTGATGGAAATATCAAACCAATTCGAACAACAAAACCAATAA